In Fusarium oxysporum Fo47 chromosome XII, complete sequence, one DNA window encodes the following:
- a CDS encoding heterokaryon incompatibility protein-domain-containing protein, translating into MGSCDLCREIPWNNLPTAPPDSWPSSSGYPYLQDFHHWPEDSRGYLHHQSLEALRNAADNESCGICSLILTQVELCEAELKELKPKWEAGTITKYGWPLWEMWVVKREVGRDGFWVMSTTDDTYKRNVRLVAAIGLCVDNGNPLAQLIRGRPVEQYGGTAKAITRAHDWVTECNEHPKCSPGDTLLPGRVVDVGDDINSPYAKLRETYGQERGKYISLSYCWGKEPQFTTTKATLEERKRQITISDLSQTHQDVIKLARELGVRYLWIDSICICQGDYDDWERESAKMLSIYANSYLTVAASKAKNHSEGLFSETKPKEYKTFEYKSGELSGQAMAFNLPIDKESGASSYVSLPDEPLSDRGWALQERVLPCRTLLYTKQQMFFECSAGFRGEDGTVLDWRFVNVHDMPDGQDEEKEPDDEGEEDDDPKASLYQSWYSLLWIYGPRKLTKASDKLPAISGLASIFAQRLNDEYIVGLWRSKLLEGLLWQSLRCRRVSDYRAPSWSWASMDGIPGLGVRAPYEEVARILDVNVDLKGKNIYGEVTSGRLRIQAPMERLYLDVKDWDPTKPGFAYDNNPPVRTAHDETHSRFDFDFTADDAPQEALKIVKSLEGKEFFALILLKVKEPDEETYHAVMVKRVDGGEEYERLGFGFIDKKALGCRPELEAQDKFPVITLV; encoded by the exons ATGGGTTCATGCGATCTCTGCAGAGAAATACCGTGGAATAACTTACCCACAGCCCCACCAGACTCATGGCCATCCAGCAGCGGATATCCATATCTCCAAGACTTTCACCACTGGCCTGAAGATAGCCGAGGCTACCTACATCATCAGAGTCTGGAAGCTCTGAGAAATGCAGCGGACAATGAAAGCTGCGGTATTTGCTCACTGATACTTACTCAGGTCGAATTATGCGAGGCGGAACTCAAAGAACTTAAACCCAAGTGGGAAGCGGGAACGATAACAAAGTACGGTTGGCCGCTATGGGAGATGTGGGTTGTCAAAAGAGAAGTTGGAAGGGATGGGTTTTGGGTTATGAGTACGACGGATGACACGTATAAAAGGAATGTACGGCTTGTGGCGGCCATTGGGCTTTGTGTAGACAATG GTAATCCTTTGGCTCAGCTCATTCGTGGACGACCCGTTGAGCAGTATGGCGGAACTGCGAAGGCGATAACAAGGGCTCATGACTGGGTTACTGAATGCAACGAGCATCCCAAGTGCAGCCCCGGAGACACGCTGTTGCCAGGTCGAGTCGTTGACGTGGGTgatgatatcaacagccCATATGCGAAGCTCAGAGAAACATACGGACAGGAACGTGGAAAATATATATCTCTGAG CTACTGTTGGGGCAAAGAGCCGCAGTTTACTACCACCAAAGCAACCCTCGAAGAGCGCAAACGTCAAATCACCATCTCCGATCTGTCGCAAACGCACCAAGATGTAATAAAACTAGCACGAGAACTAGGTGTGAGATATCTCTGGATAGACAGCATCTGCATCTGTCAAGGCGACTATGACGACTGGGAGCGCGAATCAGCAAAGATGCTGTCCATCTATGCTAATTCCTACCTAACCGTTGCCGCCTCAAAAGCAAAGAATCACTCAGAAGGACTCTTCAGTGAGACAAAGCCAAAGGAATACAAGACGTTCGAGTATAAATCCGGAGAGCTCAGTGGGCAGGCCATGGCGTTTAATCTTCCGATCGACAAAGAATCTGGTGCTAGTTCTTATGTAAGCCTTCCAGATGAACCACTCTCTGACCGGGGCTGGGCTCTTCAAGAAAGAGTGTTACCGTGTCGAACCTTGCTTTATACAAAGCAGCAGATGTTCTTTGAGTGTAGTGCGGGATTTAGAGGGGAGGATGGCACGGTTCTTGATTGGAGGTTTGTGAATGTGCATGATATGCCAGACGGACAGGACGAGGAAAAAGAGCCCGacgatgaaggagaagaagacgatgatccTAAAGCGAGCCTGTATCAGTCATGGTATAGCCTGCTCTGGATATACGGCCCTCGGAAACTTACCAAGGCGTCGGATAAACTTCCTGCCATCTCTGGACTCGCGAGTATCTTTGCCCAACGCCTTAACGACGAGTATATCGTTGGGCTTTGGCGATCAAAACTGCTGGAAGGACTCCTCTGGCAAAGCCTCAGATGCAGGCGTGTTTCAGATTACAGAGCACCATCCTGGTCATGGGCATCCATGGACGGAATCCCTGGCCTCGGGGTAAGAGCACCTTATGAGGAAGTTGCTAGAATCTTAGACGTCAATGTCGATCTCAAGGGCAAAAATATCTACGGCGAGGTCACAAGTGGAAGACTGCGAATCCAAGCCCCGATGGAGCGATTGTACCTCGACGTCAAAGACTGGGATCCTACAAAGCCAGGGTTCGCGTATGATAACAATCCTCCCGTCCGTACGGCACATGATGAGACTCATTCGCGGTTCGACTTTGACTTTACTGCTGATGATGCGCCGCAGGAAGCACTCAAGATAGTGAAGAGTTTAGAAGGGAAGGAATTCTTTGCGCTCATCTTACTGAAGGTTAAAGAGCCGGATGAGGAGACTTATCATGCAGTAATGGTGAAAAGAGTCGATGGGGGAGAGGAGTATGAGAGGCTGGGTTTTGGGTTCATTGACAAGAAGGCTTTGGGATGTAGGCCGGAGCTGGAAGCGCAGGACAAGTTTCCAGTTATTACACTTGTGTAA
- a CDS encoding glycosyl hydrolase, which translates to MWKLLVSGFVAVASLSGVNAAYPNPGPVTGDTRVHDPTVVKTPSGGYLLAHTGDNVSLKTSSDRTAWKDAGAVFPNGAPWTTQYTKGDKNLWAPDISYHNGQYYLYYSASSFGQRTSAIFLATSKTGASGSWTNQGVVVESNNNNDYNAIDGNLFVDSDGKWWLSFGSFWSGIKLIQLDPKTGKRTGSSMYSLAKRDASVEGAVEAPFITKRGSTYYLWVSFDKCCQGAASTYRVMVGRSNSITGPYVDKAGKQMMSGGGTEIMASHGSIHGPGHNAVFTDNDADVLVYHYYNNAGTALLGINLLRYDNGWPVAY; encoded by the coding sequence ATGTGGAAACTCCTCGTCAGCGGCTTTGTTGCCGTCGCGTCCCTCAGCGGCGTGAACGCTGCTTATCCTAACCCTGGTCCCGTCACCGGCGATACTCGTGTTCACGATCCTACGGTTGTCAAGACTCCCAGCGGTGGATACTTGTTGGCTCACACGGGTGATAACGTTTCGCTCAAGACATCTTCTGATCGAACGGCTTGGAAGGATGCAGGTGCTGTTTTCCCCAACGGTGCGCCTTGGACTACACAATATACCAAGGGCGACAAGAACCTCTGGGCCCCCGATATTTCTTACCACAATGGCCAGTACTATCTGTACTACTCCGCCTCTTCCTTCGGCCAGCGCACCTCTGCCATCTTCCTCGCTACCAGCAAGACCGGTGCATCCGGCTCATGGACCAACCAAGGCGTCGTCGTCGagtccaacaacaacaacgacTACAACGCCATCGACGGCAATCTCTTCGTCGACTCGGACGGAAAATGGTGGCTCTCTTTCGGCTCCTTCTGGTCcggcatcaagctcatccaaCTCGACCCCAAGACCGGCAAGCGCACCGGATCAAGCATGTACTCCCTCGCCAAGCGCGACGCCTCCGTCGAAGGCGCCGTCGAGGCAcccttcatcaccaagcgCGGAAGCACTTACTACCTCTGGGTGTCGTTCGACAAGTGCTGTCAAGGCGCTGCTAGCACGTACCGGGTCATGGTTGGACGGTCGAACAGCATTACTGGCCCTTATGTTGATAAGGCTGGTAAGCAGATGATGTCTGGTGGAGGAACGGAGATTATGGCTAGTCATGGGTCTATTCATGGACCGGGACATAATGCTGTTTTCACTGATAATGATGCGGATGTTCTTGTTTATCATTATTATAACAATGCTGGTACGGCGCTTTTGGGTATCAACTTGCTCAGATATGACAATGGCTGGCCTGTTGCTTACTAG
- a CDS encoding glycosyl hydrolase, producing MRLLSFPSHLLVAFLTLKEASSLALTKRDSPVLPGLWADPNIAIVNKTYYIFPTTDGFEGWGGNVFYWWKSSDLVSWTKSEKPFLTLDGANGNVPWATGNAWAPAFAARGGKYYFYHSGNNPSVKDGHKSIGAAVADHPEGPWKAQDKPMIKGTSDEEIVSNQAIDPAAFKDPETGKWYIYWGNGVPIVAELNDDMVSLKAGWHKISGLENFREGLFVNYRDGTYHLTYSIDDTGSENYRVGYATADNPIGPWTYRGVILEKDESKGILATGHNSIINIPGTDEWYIAYHRFHIPDGNGYNRETTIDKVPIDKDTGLFGKVTPTLQSVEPRPL from the coding sequence ATGCGTCTTCTATCATTCCCCAGCCATCTCCTCGTGGCTTTCCTAACCCTTAAAGAGGCCTCATCTCTCGCCCTCACAAAACGCGACAGCCCTGTCCTTCCTGGTCTCTGGGCCGACCCCAACATTgccatcgtcaacaagaCATACTACATCTTCCCAACCACCGACGGCTTCGAAGGCTGGGGCGGCAACGTCTTCTACTGGTGGAAATCATCAGATCTCGTATCATGGACAAAGAGCGAGAAGCCATTCCTTACCCTCGATGGTGCGAATGGTAACGTGCCCTGGGCTACTGGCAATGCCTGGGCTCCCGCTTTCGCAGCGCGTGGTGGGAAGTACTACTTCTATCACAGTGGGAATAATCCCTCTGTGAAGGATGGGCATAAAAGTATCGGTGCGGCGGTGGCTGATCATCCTGAGGGGCCTTGGAAAGCGCAGGATAAGCCGATGATCAAGGGAACTtctgatgaggagattgTCAGCAATCAGGCGATTGATCCAGCTGCTTTCAAGGACCCTGAGACTGGGAAGTGGTATATTTATTGGGGAAATGGTGTCCCCATTGTCGCAGAGTTGAACGACGACATGGTCTCTCTCAAAGCAGGGTGGCACAAAATCTCAGGCCTCGAGAACTTCCGCGAAGGTCTTTTCGTCAACTATCGCGATGGAACGTATCATCTGACATACTCTATCGACGACACTGGTTCAGAGAACTATCGCGTTGGGTATGCTACGGCAGATAACCCCATTGGGCCCTGGACATATCGCGGTGTTATTCTCGAGAAGGATGAATCGAAGGGCATTCTTGCTACGGGACATAATTCCATTATCAACATTCCTGGAACGGATGAGTGGTACATCGCGTACCATCGATTCCATATTCCAGATGGAAATGGTTACAATAGGGAGACTACGATTGATAAGGTACCTATTGATAAGGATACGGGATTGTTTGGAAAGGTTACGCCGACTTTGCAGAGCGTTGAGCCTAGACCTTTGTAG